One Triticum dicoccoides isolate Atlit2015 ecotype Zavitan chromosome 5B, WEW_v2.0, whole genome shotgun sequence genomic window carries:
- the LOC119312643 gene encoding uncharacterized protein LOC119312643 → MDVERAASKGHGILSLFDWGKSKKSKKRLFAGGGGASPTPGSTTDGKEAVGSRPSTPSNSILEDVSSMRESSEHSSSSSVIDEDARAMKGPTVVARLMGLDSMPATSSSGSYLIPSTAQQTFTNNVHDEFIGRSYIGSPSPHKMPSSPIDRFGMEALPQRFAKRSLSGAQHKLFSPVKNPNHTSGRNAADIMEAASRIIGPGVESNSSYRARDVGYSNVVRAFNTSDIVRVQQMSQAAKKRDTSTSSKAPRAKPFDGGLATSESASSSRFSESNGNAPVAPRVRAASRLSLDPRAASTQGSGGRSKNSRKPATHMDTEHNMSERNRGNQQKSNNQTVASSSNSLEQNNRKRNAMGVKHKVNPKSARLSQQGSNTHSTNASPRKAGITSTRAESSTKVNTKGEVQPTNYANRRLNSTAKTIPKPRRLPDGRMNPKKNQSIDKILAERIQRRVQNNIGTDEQSSSSTNKNKVSTEIVSFTFTSPVHKSLPGSRFRNHSVETRSIESMNSAPTSSNTPNTKPDDIDGDYLGILLEQKLRELTSRVKSPYSKPANGVRVYAPSPGSEDTSSIASTEYDRESSQPFKDGKNKFHQNDLELKSGQSSQSVKFDNDFVDQVELEHLHFSPRSTWEVSVSTETETCCSAESWTNANESRLFSCTEGAATSGSAQDGGSQEVDASSEYSDTASSVTATTAETTHPSESSSSCRADRDPEIDFLRELLNASSLSGQSSSVFERSGSSAILDPRLLEELNTNRSSRVAAAAAAPGGEEDGGKASRMSRRLLFDCANEALSGKCAYYLNAGYGSWFTGAAVLAKLSAEELHREMSGGGLRVAEESMVDELVYREMGGPRGGAWVEFKAESFEAGRDVAAALLEALVDEAVADLLMSSGSGGAVPSHCC, encoded by the exons ATGGATGTGGAGAGAGCTGCGTCCAAGGGGCATGGCATCCTCAGCCTCTTTGATtggggcaagagcaagaagtccaagaAGCGGCTGTTCGCCGGAGGCGGGGGCGCTTCTCCGACGCCAG GGAGCACGACAGATGGCAAGGAAGCCGTTGGCAGCAGGCCGAGCACGCCTTCAAACTCG ATCCTCGAAGATGTGTCGAGTATGAGGGAAAGTAGCGAGCATAGCTCATCATCCTCGGTAATTGATGAGGACGCTCGTGCGATGAAAGGACCCACTGTTGTGGCGAGGCTGATGGGTTTGGATTCCATGCCTGCGACCAGCTCATCTGGATCCTACCTGATTCCTTCTACCGCGCAGCAAACCTTCACAAACAATGTCCATGATGAGTTCATTGGCAGAAGCTACATTGGCAGTCCTAGTCCTCATAAGATGCCGAGTAGCCCTATTGACCGGTTTGGAATGGAAGCGCTGCCTCAGAGATTTGCCAAAAGGTCACTTTCAGGTGCGCAGCACAAGTTGTTCTCCCCGGTAAAGAATCCTAATCATACGTCAGGCAGAAATGCTGCTGATATAATGGAGGCAGCGTCTAGGATCATTGGGCCTGGAGTTGAGAGTAATAGCTCTTACAGAGCTCGGGATGTTGGGTACTCAAATGTCGTGCGTGCCTTCAACACATCAGATATTGTAAGGGTCCAGCAAATGTCCCAAGCAGCGAAGAAGCGTGACACCTCAACATCTTCAAAGGCACCAAGAGCAAAACCTTTTGATGGTGGTTTGGCAACCTCAGAGTCAGCCTCTTCTTCCAGGTTCTCAGAGTCAAACGGAAATGCTCCGGTTGCTCCAAGGGTCAGGGCCGCCAGTAGATTATCACTAGATCCGAGAGCTGCAAGTACCCAAGGAAGTGGAGGTAGAAGCAAAAACAGCAGGAAACCTGCAACTCATATGGATACTGAACATAACATGTCTGAGAGAAATCGGGGCAACCAACAAAAGAGTAATAACCAAACTGTTGCAAGCTCTTCCAATTCGCTTGAGCAAAATAACAGAAAGCGGAATGCTATGGGTGTTAAGCACAAGGTGAATCCAAAGTCAGCAAGACTCAGTCAACAGGGAAGCAACACACATTCAACAAATGCCTCCCCCAGGAAGGCCGGGATCACCAGCACCCGTGCTGAAAGTAGTACGAAAGTCAACACAAAGGGAGAAGTGCAGCCAACCAACTATGCAAACAGAAGACTAAATTCTACAGCCAAAACAATCCCCAAACCGAGAAGATTGCCAGATGGGAGGATGAACCCAAAGAAAAACCAGTCAATTGATAAAATTCTCGCCGAGAGAATTCAAAGGCGCGTTCAGAACAATATTGGGACAGATGAACAGTCATCTTCCTCCACAAACAAAAACAAAGTCAGCACTGAGATTGTTTCGTTCACATTTACCTCACCAGTTCACAAATCATTACCTGGTTCTAGATTTCGCAATCATTCAGTGGAAACACGGTCAATAGAGAGCATGAACTCGGCACCAACTTCAAGCAATACACCGAATACTAAACCTGATGACATAGATGGTGATTATTTGGGAATTCTTCTGGAGCAGAAATTGAGAGAATTGACCTCCCGGGTAAAGTCACCCTATTCTAAGCCAGCCAATGGGGTTCGAGTATACGCCCCTTCACCAGGTTCGGAAGATACATCTAGCATTGCATCTACTGAGTATGATAGGGAGTCCTCTCAGCCTTTCAAGGACGGAAAAAACAAATTCCACCAGAACGATCTTGAATTGAAAAGTGGTCAG TCGTCTCAATCTGTGAAGTTTGATAATGATTTCGTCGATCAAGTGGAGTTGGAGCATCTTCACTTTAGCCCCCGTTCTACATGGGAAGTCTCCGTTTCAACAGAAACGGAAACCTGCTGCTCTGCAGAGAGCTGGACAAATGCAAACG AATCAAGGTTGTTTAGTTGTACAGAAGGAGCAGCAACATCTGGTTCTGCACAGGACGGTGGATCCCAAGAAGTGGACGCTTCATCCGAATATTCTGACACAGCATCGTCAGTCACGGCGACTACAGCCGAAACAACACACCCATCAGAAAGCAGCAGCTCTTGTCGCGCGGACCGTGATCCGGAGATAGACTTCCTGAGAGAGCTACTGAACGCCAGTTCTCTCAGCGGACAGTCTTCATCCGTTTTTGAGCGGTCGGGCAGCTCAGCCATCCTGGACCCTCGTCTGCTGGAAGAACTAAACACAAACAGGAGCTCCAGggttgcagcagcagcagcagcgccaggCGGTGAGGAAGACGGCGGCAAGGCCTCGAGGATGTCCCGGCGGCTGCTGTTCGACTGCGCGAACGAGGCGCTGAGCGGCAAGTGCGCCTACTACCTGAACGCGGGGTACGGGTCGTGGTTCACGGGCGCGGCGGTGCTGGCGAAGCTGTCGGCGGAGGAGCTGCACCGGGAGATGAGCGGCGGCGGGCTGCGGGTGGCAGAGGAGTCGATGGTGGACGAGCTGGTGTACAGGGAGATGGGCGGGCCGCGCGGCGGGGCGTGGGTGGAGTTCAAGGCGGAGTCGTTCGAGGCCGGCAGGGACGTGGCGGCGGCACTGCTGGAGGCCCTGGTCGACGAGGCCGTCGCCGACCTCCTAATGAGCTCCGGCTCCGGCGGTGCTGTTCCTTCCCATTGCTGTTGA